In Nitrospinota bacterium, a single genomic region encodes these proteins:
- a CDS encoding MarR family transcriptional regulator, producing the protein MPGNIPGVLNDKLPFNVYRLAQLFRQELIRTLKDHKMTPEQWQILVTLWSSEKELNQQEISHLTLKEKQTVSRIVQRLERDGWITRELDPGDARSFIIRLTPWARKQKDEVVNLLYSRFFTMINEAITKQEQETLLRLCKKLRRKFNDPA; encoded by the coding sequence ATGCCAGGTAATATCCCGGGAGTACTAAACGACAAACTTCCGTTCAACGTATACCGCCTCGCCCAGCTCTTCAGGCAGGAGCTGATAAGGACACTCAAGGATCATAAAATGACGCCGGAGCAGTGGCAGATACTTGTCACTCTCTGGTCGTCGGAAAAAGAGCTGAACCAGCAGGAGATATCCCACCTTACGCTGAAGGAGAAGCAGACCGTATCCAGGATTGTCCAGAGGCTTGAGCGTGACGGATGGATAACGCGTGAGCTGGATCCAGGCGACGCGCGCTCCTTCATAATCCGCTTGACCCCGTGGGCAAGGAAACAGAAGGACGAAGTCGTAAACCTCCTCTACTCCCGTTTCTTTACCATGATAAACGAGGCAATAACGAAGCAGGAGCAGGAAACACTTCTCAGGCTCTGCAAAAAACTCCGCAGAAAATTCAACGACCCGGCTTGA